TTTGTGTTCTAACATGCATCGCCATGGACCAAGGCCGGCCGGGAACAGCCGCCTTTTATTTGCCCACGGCTTTGTGTAAACCGTGCGTCAGCAATCCCTGCAACGAAGACACGGGCAAAAGCCATGGAAAAATTCACCAAGCTCACCGGCGTTGCCGCGCCGATGCCGATCATCAATGTCGACACCGACATGATCATCCCCAAGGATTATCTGAAGACGATCAAGCGCACCGGGCTCGGCACCGGGCTGTTCGCCGAAATGCGCTACAATGACGACGGTTCGGAGAATCCGGATTTCGTGCTCAACAAGCCGGCCTACCGCAAGGCGCAGATCCTCGTCGCCGGCGACAATTTCGGCTGCGGTTCCTCGCGCGAGCACGCGCCATGGGCGCTGCTCGATTTCGGCATCCGTTGCGTCATCTCGACCTCGTTTGCCGACATCTTCTACAACAACTGCTTCAAGAACGGCGTGCTGCCGATCACCGTCAGCCCCGAGGATCTGGAGAAGCTGATGGACGACGCCTCGCGCGGTTCCAATGCGACGCTGTCGGTCGATCTCGAGACCAAGGAAATCCATGGCCCCGACGGCGGCGTGGTCAAGTTCGACCTCGACGACTTCAAGCGGCACTGCATGCTCAATGGTCTCGACGATATCGGCCTGACCATGGAGAAGGCCGGCGCCATCACGTCATTCGAAAAGCGGAACGCCGAGTTGCGCCCCTGGGCTTGAGCGGCACCGTCCGGAATGGATAGGCCCGGCCTTCCCAGGCCGGGTTCGCGGCGACTGAAGGGAGGGAGAGTCATGACACGTTCGCTTCTTGCCGGCGTTTGCTGCCTGGCGGTGATCCTTCTGCCGATGGCGGGTGCGCATGCACAGACCGACAGTGTGCTCGTGCCGGCTGAGAATGCGACCGGCGCCGCTGACCAGGGCGCGTCAGGCACGAGCAGCGCGGCGCTGACCGAGAATGACAAGCAGGCGCCAATCCCGTTCGAGGGCGGCCAACTCACCATCACGCAGCCGGAGCAGGACGGTGAGAAGGTGCTGTCCTATGACGGCCAGCAACTGGCCAGCAACTACGACGTCTTCTTCGACAAGATCGTCAAGATTGGCGATGTCAACGTCGCGCTGGTGGATGTCGGAGACGGCGGCAACCAGTGTGGTCCAGCCAAGCTGATCGTGTGGAAGCCTGAAGGCGGCACCATCCAGAGCATCAGGGTCGAGCAGGACGAATGCGGTGCGCCGCCGGCCGCGATCTCCGACAGCGCCATCTATTTCGTGCCGTATCTTTTGCCTGGGGATTCGAAGCCGGCGTTGCAATGGTCGCCGCAGGGTGGCCTCTCGACCTCCGGCAACCTCACCTACATGCCCGAACCCGGCACGCAGTGGAAGGATGTCGATCCGTCGAAATACGACAACATCATCGACGCCTTCCACAATGAGGCCGTTTACAAGGAAGCCGAAAAGGTGCTCGGCAAGGATATGACCGACATGGCAACCAGCCTGCTGGTTGGCGGCGGCACCGAAAAGACAGCGTCTGGCGCCTTCTACGCTACCGGTTGCGTGCCGCATGACTGCGGCGGCAATGACGGTTTCATGGCGGTCGACCCGGCCAAGCAGAAACTCTATTTCGCCCGGCGTGGCGACAATGGCGAACCCCAGGCCTGGCCCGCGGTGGCGACATGGCCGGCCGATATCAAGGAAGCGCTCGACAAGGCGACGGGTTCGGCGAACTGACAAGCGTTCGTTCGTGATGTACTGACGGAGGTCATGATGCAGAATCGGCGGCAAGTAACGGCAGCCGGGCTGCTTCTCGGCAGCGGGCTGCTGACTCCGGCCCTCGCCCAGTCGGCTCCCTCGCCTCAATCATTGGCTGAACAATTCGCGGCGACACTGAGCGCGGGCGATATCGACGGCTTCTCCGCGCTGTTCGCCGACAGCTATGTCAATCACCAGCAGAGCGCTGCCGCGCCACCGCCAGCGAATGTCAGCCCGAAACAGGCAACGGTCGCCTTCTTCAAGGCACGGCTGACGGCGATGCCGGATCTCAAGGTCGCCATCGAAGCCGTGGTCGCCGACAAGGACCATGTGGCGGCGAGCTTCGTCTACAGCGGCACGCACAAGGGCGTCTATTTCGGCGTCGCGCCGACCGGTCGGGCACTGCGTTTCACCTCATGCGACATTTTTCGGGTGGCGGACGGTCGCATCGTCGAGCATTGGGGCATGGGCGACATCGCGGGCGTCCTGGCGCAACTGCGCGCCTGACGATCCAAGGCAACTGAAAATTCTGCGAGGACACCATGCGCAAACTGATCTCCACCGGCTCGCCTTTCGAAAAGACCGCCGGCTATTCGCGCGCCGTGGTGCAGGGGGACTGGTGTTTCGTGTCCGGAACGACCGGCTACGACTATGCCACCATGACCATGCCGGATACGGTCGAGGCACAAACGCGCAATTGCCTGGCGACCATCGGCAAGGCGCTGAAGGACGGCGGCTTCGATATGGCCGACGTGGTGCGGGCACACTACTACATCACCGACCAGGCTTTCGTGGATGTGGTTTTCCCGATCCTGGGCGAGACATTCGGCGACATCAGGCCGGCGGCGACGATGATCGTCTGCCAGCTCAACAAGCCGGAAATGAAGATCGAGATCGAGGTGACGGCGTTGCGGCGCACAGTCTGAGGTGCGACCATGAAAGTCCGACGCATCGTTGCCAACATCGCCACGTCGGATATCGCCGCGGCGAAGCGCTTCTACCAGGATGTGCTTGGCCTTGATCTGCTGATGGACCTTGGCTGGATAGCCACGTGCGGCTCTGCCGAGACGATGACCGTGCAGGTGAGCTTCATGACCGAAGGCGGATCCGGGACGCCGGTGCCGGATCTCTCGATCGAGGTCGACGACGTCGATGCCGCGTTGCAAGGCATGAAGCAGGCCGGCTTCGCCATCGAATATGGACCCGCCGACGAGCCCTGGGGCGTGCGGCGCTTCTACGTGCGCGATCCCCTGGGCCGGCTGGTCAACATTCTCTCGCATCGGTGATGGCCACGGGACTCTTCCAACGCTGGCGGGACAGCACCCCCTCTGTCCTGCCGGACATCTCCTCCGCAGGGGGGAGATTGGCAGCTTCGTAACTCCGCCCTTCCTCCAACGCCCGCGATTGGCGAAGGCCGAAGTAACATTCGATCTCCCCCCTTGCGGGGGAGATGCTCGATAGGGCTGAGGGGGGTGTGAAGGATCTCGGCGCTCGTCCCCTTGCGCGCTGAGCGCTTGGCGTTTAGCAAGGCCGCGGTTCAAATCTTTCTGGGACGGTTTTCCATGGCAACGAAGCATCTTTTTCTGCTCCCCGGCGACGGTATCGGTCCGGAGGCCATGGCCGAGGTCAAGAAACTGATCTCCGCCATGAATGAAAAGCTGGGAAGCGGCTTCGTCACCGACGAGGGCCTGGTCGGCGGCTCAGCCTACGACGCCCATGGCGTGGCGATTTCCGATGCCGATATGGACAAGGCGATGGCGGCGGACGCGGTGCTGTTCGGCGCCGTCGGCGGTCCGAAATGGGATGCCGTGCCTTATGAAGTGCGCCCCGAGGCCGGCCTGCTGCGCCTGCGCAAGGACATGGAGCTGTTCGCCAATCTGCGCCCCGCAATCTGCTATCCGGCGCTGGCGGCATCCTCCTCACTCAAGCAGGAAGTGGTCGAGGGCCTCGACATCCTCATCGTGCGCGAACTGACCGGCGGCGTCTATTTCGGCGAGCCCAAGCAGATCATCGATCTCGGCAACGGCCAGAAGCGCGGCATCGACACGCAGGTCTACGACACGTTCGAGATCGAGCGCATCTCGGGCGTTGCCTTCGAGCTGGCACGCACGCGCAAGAACCACGTCACCTCGATGGAAAAGCGCAATGTGATGAAATCCGGCGTGCTGTGGAACGAGGTGGTCACCCAGACCCACAAGGCCAGATATGCCGACGTCAAGCTCGACCACATGCTGGCCGATGCCGGTGGCATGCAGCTGGTGCGCTGGCCAAAACAGTTCGACGTCATCGTCACCGACAATCTGTTCGGCGACATGCTGTCCGACATCGCCGCCATGCTGACCGGCTCGATCGGCATGCTGCCGTCGGCCTCGCTCGGCGCGCCGGACGCCAAGACCAAGAAGCGCAAGGCGCTCTACGAGCCGGTGCACGGCTCGGCGCCCGACATCGCCGGCAAGGGCATCGCCAACCCGATCGCCATGATCGCCTCCTTCGCCATGTGCCTGCGCTATTCCTTCGGCATGGTCGATGAAGCCGACCGCGTGGAAAGCGCGATCGCCGCCGTGCTCGATGAAGGTCTGCGCACGAAGGACATCCTGTCCGAGGGCATGACCGAGGTCGGCACGGTGCAGATGGGCGACGCGATCATCGCCAAGTTCCTGGCTTAGCCTGTCGCGGCGCGGCTCATCGGATCTCTCCGGCAAGCTGCCGCAGCAGCCCGACCAGTTGCGCTTCGTCGACTGATCCGAAAAAAGCTGCATCAGCAGCCTCGACGGCAACGATGGCTCGCTGCGCGGCGGCGGCTCCGGCAGGGGTGATGCGGATCACCTTGGCCCTGGAATCATGCGGGTCGGTCTCCCGCGCGATCAACCCCTTGGCCTCCAGGCGGGCGACAACGTCCGACGTCATTTTCACCTCGGTGCCTGCCTGGGCGGCGAGTTGCACCTGGTTGGGCGGCTCGCCATTGCGCCCCAGCCACATCGCCGAGGCAAGCAGCACGAACTGGACATGCGTCAGGTCGAGAGGCGCCAATGCTGCCGTCATTACGCGTTGCCAGCGCATGGTGGTTCGCCAGAGCAACAATCCGGGGCTCTCCGAAGGCCCGCCCTTGAAGCGCGTGTCCAGGTCCTGCTTGTCAACCAAGGTTTTCAAACTCCTTTGCCCGTTCGAACAGCTTGGCCATCGAGACATCGAAATCGCCGCTGATCTGCGGTCCGAGTTCGGGTCCAACCTCGGCGGCCGAGGGGCCGGAAATTTCAAGCCGGTGGGTGACCCGCGTGCCGCCGTCGACAGGCGTCAGAGTGTGTCGGAACAGCAGCGTCGTATCACCGAACGAAGTCTCGTCGGCATAGGTCACGTTATCAACGAGATCGACGATGGTGGATTCGAACGTGTCCTGCCCGACCGGGGTCACCGAGACACGGGTGCCCTTGGCGAACGGCCCGTGCAGCACGAATGTGTCGGACCCTTCATAGGTGAGGCGGCCTTCGTGCAACGCCTTGAGCGCGTTCCAGATGGCTCGCGCCGGAAGCGGCGAAATTGCGGTGTACTCATTGCTCCACATTGCCCTGGCTCCTGTTTGGTCGGTGTTTTAATCTGTGCACAGACTATCTGTGCACAGATTAAATTGCAAGCGGAATCTTTTGCGACGTCCAGGAAGCAGTTTGCCCACCTTTGTCGCCTTTGGTACTTGAGGAACCAAGCGGCAGGCAAGGAGCGCGTCGCTCAAGATACCTTTCGTCCTCGCTGCAAATGAAGCATAAGGCACCCATACATCCTGATCGTCCAAAGCACGCAATGACAGTAGAGAGCTTGAATGCCACCGCCGCGACGGAAGACGAAGGGGGCGCGAGGTCTCCAATGTTCGCCATCGATGCGACCGGGTTGCTGTCGTGGGGGGGCGGTGCGCTCGCTGGCATCCAGAGGATCGAGGATTTTCTCATCAAGGCGGCGTTTGCCGACCCCGATCCCAATATCGAGGTGGTCGCGCTGGACCTTTCGAGCCAGCGCTTCCGCAGGCTTTATCCTTTCGAGCAGAAACAGCTGTCGGCTGACCACATCGCGCCATTTCGTGTGAGGCGATGGGCAGGATCGGCAACAGCGCTGCGGCAGGCGTTCAAGGCGATCCGGAATTTTCCGATGGCCAAGAGAGAGGCGGATCGCCAGCTCGCCAGCATGGCGACCGATGGCGAGACAGGGCTGCGTTCCATCGCAGCCAGGCTGCTGTTTCGCGCCTATCGGCTGTACAGGCGGGCGCGCCTGCAGTTTGGCTGGTCCAAACCCGCCGCGCCGCCGCTCACCGATGTGGAGCTCTCGACTGTGCTGATCAGTCACCAGATACTTGTCGGAGACAACAGAGCACCGGTCTCGAACACCACCAACAAGATCGCATTTCTCTGCCATGACCTCATTCCCACGATACGACCCGATCTCGTGTCACAAGGCAAACTTGAGAGGGCGTTCGGACCCAATCTGGAATCATTGGTGCGGTCCGGAGCGACGGCATTCTGCACGTCGCGCGCCGCTGGCGAGATGCTGACCAGCCATATGGGTCAGGCCGGAATAAGCCTGGCCGGCCTTCATCGCTTTCCGATGCCCTCCCTCCTCCATGAGGCGGCTTCCAGACGGAACATGACCTCGCGTCTCGAAGCCGGCGAGCCGTTCGTCCTCTATTGCTCGACCATCGAAGTGCGCAAGAACCACATCATGCTGGCCAGGATCTGGCGGCAGGCGCTGGACGAGGGGGTCAAGTTGCCGAAGCTGGTCTGCGTCGGGCGATGGGGCTGGATGATCGAAGAGTTGAAAACCTATCTGAAGTCCCATCCGGAGCTCGCCCAGTCGATTGTGTTCACAGGCCCGATCAGCGACGACGATCTCATCGGCTACTATCGCACGGCGTCTTTTGGCGTCTTTCCCTCGCATATAGAAGGCTGGGGTTATGCCGCCTCGGAATGCCTCGATTTTGGTGTCCCGGTCATCGTGTCGACGACGCCGTCCTTGATCGAAGCCACCGGTGGGCTTATGCCGGCAATCGATTCCACCGATCAGGCGGGCTGGTATGCTGCGATCCGCAGGATGGCGGAAGACAAGGCCTGGCATGCCTCACTGACGGACAGCATCGCCCGGCAACACCAGCCGACGTCCGTTGCGGCCAGCTGGGCGGCGATCAAGGCCGGCCTGCAAGCGACGGCGGCAAGCATGGCGCTTCAGCGAAAATAGCGGGAAGCCGCGGCGAAGCGCGGGCTTGTCACTCCGGCCGCTTCTTCGGCTTCTTGTGCTTTGGCGGGCCAGCCTTGTCGAATTTAGGCTTGCCCGGTTTCTTTGCCCAGGGCGTCGCCTCGCTCGCGGCGGCGGGGCGGTGGTCGGCCGACGGCGCGCGCTTCTCGAATTTAGGCTTCGGGGCATCCTGGTCAAACGGCCGCTTGCCGCGATGCGGCTTCTTGTCCGGCTGCGGCGGCTGATAGCCTGCCCTCGACAGGTCGGGCGTGCCTTCCAGCCGCTTGACCCTGATGTTGTCCTGCAGCTTGCGGTCGGGACCAATCGCGGCCAGGAACCGGTCGGTCCAGTCGGCGGCGATCTGCACGAAGGTTTCTTCCTGCTGCATCTTGATGGCGCCGATCTCGCGCTTGCTGATGCCGCCGGTGCGGCACAGCATCGGGATCAGCCAGCGCGGTTCGGCATTCTGCCTGCGCCCCACCGATACCGAGAACCAGACGCTGTCGCCGAAATCATCGCGACGGCTTGGCGCTTCATCGCGGTGCGCGAATTTTTCGCCTGCCAGTTTCTCACGCGAAGGCGTGAAGGGTGCGACGTCCATGAGGTCTTCGGGCGCCGAGCGACTGCCGCGGCACAGCCGCACGAAGGCCGCCGCCACCTGTTCGGCGCCGTGCCGTTCGAGAAGCTCGCCGACAAAACCGCGCTCGTCGTCCTTCAACGGTTCGCTGAAGGTCGGATCGGCAAGGATACGCTCGTCGTCGCGGCGCAGCACGTCGTCGGCCGAAGGCGGGGCGGCCCACGTTGCCTTGAGGCCAGCGTTCTGCAGGAGACGTTCGGTGCGCTTGCGGGCGCTGTTGGGCACGATCAGCGCGCTGACGCCCTTGCGTCCCGCGCGCCCGGTTCGTCCGCTGCGATGCAGCAGTGTTTCCGGGTTGGTCGGCAGGTCGGCATGGACAACCAGTTCGAGATTGGGCAGGTCGATGCCGCGCGCCGCCACGTCGGTGGCGATGCAGACCTTGGCGCGGCCGTCGCGCATCGCCTGCAGCGCATGGCTGCGCTCGTTCTGGCTGAGCTCGCCCGAGAGCGCGACCACAGAGAAGTTACGGTTGTTGAAGCGCGCGGTCAGATGGTTGACGGCGGCGCGGGTGTTGCAGAACACCAGCGCGTTCTTCGCTTCGTAATAGCGCAGCACGTTGATGATGGCGTTCTCGCGATCGGGGTGCGCGACGCTCAGCGCTCGATACTCGATGTCGAGATGCTGCTTTTCCTCGCCGGCGGCCGAAATGCGCACGGCATTGCGCTGATAGCCCTGGGCCAGCGTTGCGATGGAGCGCGGCACGGTGGCCGAGAACATCAGCGTGCGGCGTTCGGCCGGGGCTGCGTCGAGAATGAATTCCAGGTCTTCGCGAAAGCCGAGATCGAGCATCTCGTCGGCCTCATCGAGCACCACGGCCTTCAGCGCCGACATGTCCAGCGAGTGCCGGGTGATATGGTCGCGCAGGCGGCCGGGCGTGCCGACGACGATATGGGCGCCGCGCTCCAGCACGCGCCGCTCGCTGCGCATGTCCATGCCGCCGACGCAGGATGCCACGGTGGCACCGGTCAGTTCGTAGAGCCACTCCAACTCGCGCGTCACCTGCAGGGCAAGTTCGCGGGTCGGCGCCACGGCCAGCGCCAGGGGTGCGGCGGCCTGGGAGAAGCGCTCAGCGCCATCGAGAAGGGTCGGCGCCAGGGCAAGGCCGAAGGCCACCGTCTTGCCGGAGCCGGTCTGCGCCGAAACCAGCGCGTCGGCTTGCCCGAGTTCCGGGGCCAGAACAGCCTTCTGAACTGGCGTCAGTTCGGAATAGCCGCGTTTTTCCAGCGCCTTTGCCAGCGCTGGGACAATGCCATCAACCTTGATCATCTTCGTCTTTCGGATTTCGGGGGCCTGCGCGCCCGGCGATGGGTCGTCCATCGGAGAGCGCCTGCCGAGGCCAGGCGCGCTGCCAGCCAAAACAATTCCGCCGTTCCTACTTCGCGCGGCCGCCATTGTACAGGGCATGCGCGTAAACCTTGCGCGCGGCGCGATTGACTCTTTTGGCAAACCGCGTAAAAGCCGGCTCCGAACAGGACAGCTTCGATGCGCGGCCTCCCAATGGCGCCTTTTGCATTCGACTTCCCCGGCCATGGCAGCATGGTTTCCGGCGAAGTGAGGGCTGTTTGCCTGCGTTCGACCAAAATCACGGCCAAAACGACCACTAAAACGGTCTGATCTCCCTTGGCCTGCTCGCCCTCTCCCCGGGTCCGGCCCGGGGGCGAGACCCGCACCGGCCGGCGGGTTTCTCCAAAAACGAGCGGAGAGGGACAGGAGATTTTTCGATGGGTTTCAAGGTTGCAGTCGTAGGCGCCACGGGCAATGTGGGCCGGGAAATGCTCAACATACTGGAAGAGCGCGGCTTTCCAGTGGACGAAGTGGTGGCGCTCGCCTCGCGGCGCAGCCAGGGTACCGAAGTGTCGTTCGGCGACCGCACGCTGAAGGTCAGGACACTCGACCAGTATGATTTCTCCGACACCGACATCTGCATCATGTCGGCCGGCGGCAATGTCTCCAAGGAATGGTCGCCCAAGATCGGCAAGCAGGGTTGCGTCGTCATCGACAATTCGTCGGCCTTCCGCTACGACCAGGACGTGCCGCTGATCGTGCCGGAAGTGAACCCGGACGCGATTTCGCTGTTCACGCGCAAGAACATCATCGCCAACCCGAACTGCTCGACGGCGCAGCTGGTGGTGGCGCTGAAGCCGCTGCACGACTTCGCCACCATCAAGCGTGTCGTCGTCGCCACCTACCAGTCGGTGTCGGGCGCCGGCAAGGAAGGCATGGACGAGCTGTTCACGCAGACGCGTGCCGTGTTCGTCGCCGACAGCGTCGAGGTCAAGAAGTTCACCAAGCGCATCGCCTTCAACGTCATTCCGCATATCGACGTCTTCCTCGACGACGGCTCCACCAAGGAAGAGTGGAAGATGGTGGCCGAGACCAAGAAGATGCTCGACCCCAAGATCAAGCTGACGGCGACCTGCGTGCGCGTGCCGGTGTTCATCGGCCATTCGGAAGCTGTCAACATCGAGTTCGAGAAGCCGATCACCGCTGACGAGGCGCGCGACATCCTGCGCGAAGCGCCGGGCTGCCAGGTCTTGGACAAGCGCGAGGACGGCGGCTACATCACGCCGCTGGAATCGGCCGGCGAGGACGCCACCTTCATCTCGCGCATCCGCGAGGATTCGACCATCGACAACGGCCTGTCGATGTGGATCGTCTCCGACAATCTGCGCAAGGGCGCGGCCCTCAACGCGGTGCAGATCGCCGAGCTGCTGGTCGAGCGCGGCTTGATCCAGCCGAAGAAGAAGGCGGCCTGACGGCCTTCTGGTTCTCGCTCACGGGGCCGTATCGCCGCTGCGGTCGCGGGCTCGGCCTTCGGCCGAAGCATTCCTTCTCCCCGTTTACGGGGAGAAGGTGCCGGCAGGCGGATGAGGGGCAGCACCGCCTCTGATGTGAAACGACCATGAGCGATACCGCCAAAGTCTTGCTACGCCCGGCCATCGGCTCGGACGCCGCTGCTATCGCAAAAATCATGCGGGCAGCACTTGGCTCGTTCGACTGGATGCCGGTCATCCACACGCCGGCCGAGGATCTCGCCTTCATCCGTGATATCGTGCTGCCACGGCAGCAGGTGACAGTCGCCCAGACCGGCGAAAAGATTGTCGGCTTCATCGCCGTCAGCGGCGAGTGGGTGGAGCAGCTCTATCTCGATCCCGCCTGGACCGGGCAAGGCATCGGCAGCCGATTGCTGAAGGATGCAACTGCTTCCCTGCCGGTCGTGAAACTGCATTGCTTTCAGTCCAACACCGATGCCCAGCGCTTCTACGAGCGCCATGGGTTCCGTGCGGAGTCCTTCGGCGACGGCACGAAGAATGAGGAAGGCCTGCCCGACATTCTCTATGTTCGCGGGCGCTGATTCAGCCGGCACTATCCTCGGCCAGCTCCCGCAGCAGCTCCATCGCCTCCTCCGCCCGGTCGGCGGGGACGAACAGGTGGTCGTGGTAGAAGGCCGAGACTGGGTTGACGCCCATGCCGGCGGTGGCCAATCGCGTGGTGATGGCGGCGAGGAAGCCGACCGCTTCCAGCGACGAGTGGATGTCCAACGTCACCATGCGGCAGCGGAATGCCACGTTCAGGCCGGCGGCATTCGC
The nucleotide sequence above comes from Mesorhizobium shangrilense. Encoded proteins:
- the leuD gene encoding 3-isopropylmalate dehydratase small subunit, producing MEKFTKLTGVAAPMPIINVDTDMIIPKDYLKTIKRTGLGTGLFAEMRYNDDGSENPDFVLNKPAYRKAQILVAGDNFGCGSSREHAPWALLDFGIRCVISTSFADIFYNNCFKNGVLPITVSPEDLEKLMDDASRGSNATLSVDLETKEIHGPDGGVVKFDLDDFKRHCMLNGLDDIGLTMEKAGAITSFEKRNAELRPWA
- a CDS encoding ester cyclase; protein product: MQNRRQVTAAGLLLGSGLLTPALAQSAPSPQSLAEQFAATLSAGDIDGFSALFADSYVNHQQSAAAPPPANVSPKQATVAFFKARLTAMPDLKVAIEAVVADKDHVAASFVYSGTHKGVYFGVAPTGRALRFTSCDIFRVADGRIVEHWGMGDIAGVLAQLRA
- a CDS encoding RidA family protein, with amino-acid sequence MRKLISTGSPFEKTAGYSRAVVQGDWCFVSGTTGYDYATMTMPDTVEAQTRNCLATIGKALKDGGFDMADVVRAHYYITDQAFVDVVFPILGETFGDIRPAATMIVCQLNKPEMKIEIEVTALRRTV
- a CDS encoding VOC family protein: MKVRRIVANIATSDIAAAKRFYQDVLGLDLLMDLGWIATCGSAETMTVQVSFMTEGGSGTPVPDLSIEVDDVDAALQGMKQAGFAIEYGPADEPWGVRRFYVRDPLGRLVNILSHR
- the leuB gene encoding 3-isopropylmalate dehydrogenase, whose protein sequence is MATKHLFLLPGDGIGPEAMAEVKKLISAMNEKLGSGFVTDEGLVGGSAYDAHGVAISDADMDKAMAADAVLFGAVGGPKWDAVPYEVRPEAGLLRLRKDMELFANLRPAICYPALAASSSLKQEVVEGLDILIVRELTGGVYFGEPKQIIDLGNGQKRGIDTQVYDTFEIERISGVAFELARTRKNHVTSMEKRNVMKSGVLWNEVVTQTHKARYADVKLDHMLADAGGMQLVRWPKQFDVIVTDNLFGDMLSDIAAMLTGSIGMLPSASLGAPDAKTKKRKALYEPVHGSAPDIAGKGIANPIAMIASFAMCLRYSFGMVDEADRVESAIAAVLDEGLRTKDILSEGMTEVGTVQMGDAIIAKFLA
- a CDS encoding MarR family winged helix-turn-helix transcriptional regulator, translating into MVDKQDLDTRFKGGPSESPGLLLWRTTMRWQRVMTAALAPLDLTHVQFVLLASAMWLGRNGEPPNQVQLAAQAGTEVKMTSDVVARLEAKGLIARETDPHDSRAKVIRITPAGAAAAQRAIVAVEAADAAFFGSVDEAQLVGLLRQLAGEIR
- a CDS encoding polyketide cyclase gives rise to the protein MWSNEYTAISPLPARAIWNALKALHEGRLTYEGSDTFVLHGPFAKGTRVSVTPVGQDTFESTIVDLVDNVTYADETSFGDTTLLFRHTLTPVDGGTRVTHRLEISGPSAAEVGPELGPQISGDFDVSMAKLFERAKEFENLG
- a CDS encoding glycosyltransferase, encoding MFAIDATGLLSWGGGALAGIQRIEDFLIKAAFADPDPNIEVVALDLSSQRFRRLYPFEQKQLSADHIAPFRVRRWAGSATALRQAFKAIRNFPMAKREADRQLASMATDGETGLRSIAARLLFRAYRLYRRARLQFGWSKPAAPPLTDVELSTVLISHQILVGDNRAPVSNTTNKIAFLCHDLIPTIRPDLVSQGKLERAFGPNLESLVRSGATAFCTSRAAGEMLTSHMGQAGISLAGLHRFPMPSLLHEAASRRNMTSRLEAGEPFVLYCSTIEVRKNHIMLARIWRQALDEGVKLPKLVCVGRWGWMIEELKTYLKSHPELAQSIVFTGPISDDDLIGYYRTASFGVFPSHIEGWGYAASECLDFGVPVIVSTTPSLIEATGGLMPAIDSTDQAGWYAAIRRMAEDKAWHASLTDSIARQHQPTSVAASWAAIKAGLQATAASMALQRK
- a CDS encoding DEAD/DEAH box helicase yields the protein MIKVDGIVPALAKALEKRGYSELTPVQKAVLAPELGQADALVSAQTGSGKTVAFGLALAPTLLDGAERFSQAAAPLALAVAPTRELALQVTRELEWLYELTGATVASCVGGMDMRSERRVLERGAHIVVGTPGRLRDHITRHSLDMSALKAVVLDEADEMLDLGFREDLEFILDAAPAERRTLMFSATVPRSIATLAQGYQRNAVRISAAGEEKQHLDIEYRALSVAHPDRENAIINVLRYYEAKNALVFCNTRAAVNHLTARFNNRNFSVVALSGELSQNERSHALQAMRDGRAKVCIATDVAARGIDLPNLELVVHADLPTNPETLLHRSGRTGRAGRKGVSALIVPNSARKRTERLLQNAGLKATWAAPPSADDVLRRDDERILADPTFSEPLKDDERGFVGELLERHGAEQVAAAFVRLCRGSRSAPEDLMDVAPFTPSREKLAGEKFAHRDEAPSRRDDFGDSVWFSVSVGRRQNAEPRWLIPMLCRTGGISKREIGAIKMQQEETFVQIAADWTDRFLAAIGPDRKLQDNIRVKRLEGTPDLSRAGYQPPQPDKKPHRGKRPFDQDAPKPKFEKRAPSADHRPAAASEATPWAKKPGKPKFDKAGPPKHKKPKKRPE
- a CDS encoding aspartate-semialdehyde dehydrogenase; amino-acid sequence: MGFKVAVVGATGNVGREMLNILEERGFPVDEVVALASRRSQGTEVSFGDRTLKVRTLDQYDFSDTDICIMSAGGNVSKEWSPKIGKQGCVVIDNSSAFRYDQDVPLIVPEVNPDAISLFTRKNIIANPNCSTAQLVVALKPLHDFATIKRVVVATYQSVSGAGKEGMDELFTQTRAVFVADSVEVKKFTKRIAFNVIPHIDVFLDDGSTKEEWKMVAETKKMLDPKIKLTATCVRVPVFIGHSEAVNIEFEKPITADEARDILREAPGCQVLDKREDGGYITPLESAGEDATFISRIREDSTIDNGLSMWIVSDNLRKGAALNAVQIAELLVERGLIQPKKKAA
- a CDS encoding GNAT family N-acetyltransferase, whose product is MSDTAKVLLRPAIGSDAAAIAKIMRAALGSFDWMPVIHTPAEDLAFIRDIVLPRQQVTVAQTGEKIVGFIAVSGEWVEQLYLDPAWTGQGIGSRLLKDATASLPVVKLHCFQSNTDAQRFYERHGFRAESFGDGTKNEEGLPDILYVRGR
- a CDS encoding ACT domain-containing protein; this translates as MTGETDLKKLLGSMTPELLPDVYVFATLAPGVAQPAGLVPMMLFREREGITLILREEDANAAGLNVAFRCRMVTLDIHSSLEAVGFLAAITTRLATAGMGVNPVSAFYHDHLFVPADRAEEAMELLRELAEDSAG